The window ccgagcagccaccaagctgaggcatTGGGGCTGTCGGTTCCTGTACATTTCAACGACTGGAAGtactgggacctgcctctgggcttCTATCAACTGTTTAGTTTATTAATTAATGCAATAATTGATGTAATCGGATATTTCACTgtgttcttgacctgctctctgaacttggactgtgtcgctccataaataaatgtgtttatgcAGCAACTTAGAATCTGCAGCATCAAACCGAATTGTCCAAAGATATAGAAGGGATCTGTATTATCCTCGAGATATGTCCCTGTAATGTTGCAAGTTGTGAAATATATAACATAAATcatccacagaagtatgaagctgccggatatggtaaagagtaaaatcacagacttccttctgctctccgtctctgggtcactgcgattctttcCCTTGCATTGACCCCTCAGTTCTTTacgaactcgactggccactaaaatgtgtctgactgtcagagagttgagcaacagaattaaaacgaatgggagcaatggggttaaaatcacatcaaaccagtcaaatcccagccATCTGGGCTCCGTATAATAGCTTGACTTCACATAACAACCCCATCGTACATTGTCTATTATCTCtacaggttcaaatataaagtagaaaGGAATATTTTGTAAACAGAgcggaatgcaggttgttgctggaaccacagccgcagttttctcggtgcaatattttgttttcagcttctggcaacaaatggccacaaatcgatcgaaggtgaaagtgacggtgaaccagaaagAACAGTCTCTGGCTTCACAACGGAGGGCAatcataacactacacacaggggtgatgttcaggaaagattctgggaaataataataactgatccgctgcagtatgacatcagtgataatgaccagcagatccgctgTCAGCATGGCCATCAGGTAGCGAGTGCTGcacgtggagagtccgcactttccccgtgaTAGGATCAAAATCGCCAGTAAATTCACTGcatgagagaagggaaaagagaaatTACTCAACAAGCATTCAACGTGTCTGAGCTCGATTTCAAAACCAAGATTGGATGGGTTAGAGTAAGGTCACCATTTAAATCTTAAACATCTCAACCATGAACTCAAATACCTCCGACCTGCCCACTTCCGGGTTTAACAGAGGAGAGACAAGTGAAGAGCGCCAACCGCAGCCAGGAGGCCGTTCAGCATGTTAAATACTTTACTGAGGTTTCAAGCCTCGATTTCACCTGCTTTACAGGTTTACCATTGATGGGGCTGGTTTCTCCATCAGACGTTAAAGTCTGCACACAGACACCCGAATTGACAATCGCCTCCTGACTCCCGGGATTGGAATCCCTTCATGATCTGGAATTAATTTAAACCCCAATCGACACCTCCACTATTGGGTCATGGATCTGATACACCAAGGATTGAACCAACCTCCACCCAGTCCGGGTACCTTAGCACCCCAGTGGCCTGGATTGGACTTTCCTGGGATTGGACGCTCCCAGTGCTCCCGGAGCACTCCTTCAGGATAGGGGAAAATTCAGGGGTTGTGGATTGGACAGCTGCCGATTGAACAACTGGCCATCGGGATCATGTTTAGGTCATACTTTGTCCTGCGGCCTGTTCTACTTTCCACGTCATGCGACTGGAAGCCAAGCTTGCCGATCAGGCTTATGTCCGAGTGGGAAACCCAAAGACACGCAATCAAACATCATAGCATATGAAAGTTttgcctcactccctcccacctgccAACATATCTGCCGCTGTGTATATCCAGGTCTAAGTATTTGAGCAACACTAAAGCCTGCTTAAAATCTGATAAAAAGCAGtgattaggcagcatctgtggtgagagacacAAAGTTAACGGCCGGAATTTCACCAGGACATGGTGCCCTCGTCCACCGGCTGGAAAACCTCCACTGAGCCCCGGAAGCCATGACTCTATCATTTGTGGCTCAGGCAAGTAATTGCCTGCAGTGGGGAGTTCTTCCCCTCGAAGAGAGGATGTCCCACTTCCAAGAGTtatggccaatcagagggttgcggatgcccatcattgaatatatttaaggttgggacAGACAGATGTTTGGACCGTCGGTGAATCAAGGGATGtagtgagtgggtgggaaagtggggttGAAGCCTAAGATCCACAATGCTGATTGAAAGGCCCAATTAGAAATACATGGGTAAGATCTAATTACCATAGCGGCAACGTGGCTACaggttgaccaagactgagaactgaatattcaaggatattcgacatttaggaaagacaggcaaaaaggaaaatgagGAGGTGTTCCACTTTtagtaagggatgggatcagtacaccgGTAAGGGAGGATCACAGATCGGAAAAAAGCAAGATGTGGAATCcgtttgggtggagctgagaaacggcaaggggcagcaaacaatggtaggagttgtttagaggccaccaaacagtagtggtagtttggggcatggtattaatcaggagattacagaagcatgtggcatggtaaTGCAGTAATCACGGGTGAATTCAATCTACAaaaagactgggtaaacctaataagcacgTATGCTGTGGAGGACTAGTGTCTGGAGTGTGTTGGGGGTGGGTTTCTCGAGTAATATATTGAGGAGCCAGTTAAAGAACAGGCAGTTTTGTATGTAGTATTAagtaatgagaaaaggctaatttaTATTCTTTCAGTAAAGGAGtatttagggatgagtgatcataatatgctagaatgtttcgttatgtttgaaagtgaggcagttcaatcagaagccagggagttaaatttgaacaaaggaaattatgaagctatgAGGGGCGAATTGGCTGAGGTGGGTTGGAAAAATACAGTAAAAGGTCTGACACTACAtctgcaatggatagtctttaaagaaatattacctactttacagcaactatacattccttgaaGGCACAAAACCCcgaaaaagtaaaggcagtcaactgtggataaaaaATGAAATTAAGGATTTCAGaacattaaaagaaaaggcctataaagttgccagaaatagtggcacacctgaggattgggaggatttttagcagacagcaaaggaggacaaataaACTGACAAAGGAAGGGAGAATAGaacatgaaagtaaactagcaaaaaaatataaaactggactgtaaaagcttctgcaggtacttaaaaaggaaacatttgtaaaaGAAAAACGCGGGTCCATTACAGgccgagtcaggagaatttataaagggGAATAGAGAAATTGCAGAGCAGCTAATTGATtactttgaatctgtcttcactgagaaatctACAAGAAATCTCCAtgaattagagatccaatggattaggaggaatgaggaatttaAATTATTGGGGCTGCAGGTTGATAAGTCCATGGAACCTGATATTCTACCCCCAGCGCATTGAATGAGGTAgcgatggagatagtggatgcattggtgatcaccttccaaaaaTCTGTAGATTCTGGTGCGGTTCCTGCAGACGGGAAGGTAGAAAATGTCGCCcttctatttaagaagggagagagagataaaactGGGGACTACATACCTGTTATCcgtacatctgtcgttgggaaaatgctagaatctattccaaaaTATGTGACAAATGGaatcttggataataatgatctgattgggcatagtcaccatggaatgggaaatcacgtttgatgaacatgttggagttttttgaggatgtgactagcagaattgataaaggggagtcagtggatgaggtacacttggattttcaaaagtcttttgttaaagtcccccacagaagattggttagcaaaattaaagcaaatgggatagaaggtgatatacaggcatggattaaggattggataacaggcagaaaacatTGAATAGGAATAAATGGCTCATTCTCACAATCCCAGGCTGTGACTATTCAGTTACCGCAGggttcaatgcttgggccccaattgttcacaatatatatatcagtgatttggatgtggagagcaAATGTAATATTTAGAAGTTTGTGGATGATGCAAAACTGGGTTGGAATGtgcaaataaaagcaaattactgcagatgctggaaacaagaaataagaaatagaacaagaaatgatggaaatactcagcagatcgggcagcatctgtggagagagaagcagagttaacatctcaagtccatgatctttcatcagaactgatgattgGGTTGTGcgatgtgaggaagatgcaaagcgacttcaaggggattaGGACAGACGTaatgagtggacaagaatgtggcagatggaatacaatgtggaaaaatgtgaggccaTACATTTTGGAagtaggaatagatgtgcagagtatttcctaaatggtaaaacattagaaagtgtagacgtgcaaagggacctgggtgtcctgtcaATAAGTCgccgaaagctaacatgcaggtgctttAGCAATCAGGAAGGCTATTGATATGTTCGcccttatcgcaagaggatttgagtacaggagaaatgaagtcttgcttcaattgtacagaagctTGGTTAGatagcacttggagtactgtgtgcagctttggtccccttactttaggaaggatattattgccatagagggtgtgcagtgaatgttcaccagacttgcccccaggatggcgggactttcGTATGAaggaagattgggaaaactgggtctgaattctctagagtttcgaagaatgagaggtgtgatctcattgaaacctacaagatactTTATGGGATAAACTGGGTAGATGTCGGTAAGATGTTGCCAATGAttggggagtttagaactaggggacacaatttcaaaataaagggaagGGGGTCTACTTAGAATAGAGATGAGCAGAATTTTATTACTCAgacggttgagaatctttggaattctctaccccagagggctgtagaagctcggttattgagtatatttaaagcagagattgacagatttctaaacacacaTGACATAAATGATatgaggagagtgtgggaaaaaggcattgaagtgggtgttcagccatgatcatatttaatggtgggacaggctcgatgggctgaatggccttcccctgttcctatgatcatattgaatcgtGGAGTAGGTTCGACGGGCCATATTAGTTTGAGGTGTCATATAATataggtctactcctgctcctatttcttgtgttattgtgGAGCCAGCTCCATGCAGTGGAGTGATCTGTCACCCGAAAGAATGATTTCAAAGTCGAACCGacttgttccactccagttaggggcccacactcaatacaattatACAATTGTAGATACTCCATTTCCATATGGTTCCTGGAATCAGCTGTTTCTCTCCAATTAGtgtcccacactcagtacaattgacAAGTGACAggtgctcccagtaatacatggtgacTGGGATCAGGCGTAGCACTCTGATTAGTGACCTACAATCAAGACAGTTCTACAGCAACATATACTGAGGTCTTATTCAACAGTACACAATATTCAAGTAAAGTCATATAAAAGGAGCtgtagtaggccatttagcccttcgagcctgcaccaccattaaataagatcatgactgaccattcaaactcagtaccatgttcccgctttctccccgtatcactTCATCCCTTTAGcccaaagagctatatctaacttaatAATACAGAAAGACTATGAGTTACAAACGGAGGTTTATTTTCTAGTCAGCAGATTTAATAAACAGCAGAAATAATTTAAGAGATTTGACTTGataaaatgatatcactgatcgggtgtctggAGAGCAACAGgtgacattatcagtcacagacaaAAAACAAAGAATACCTAACACACAGATTTAAAGACCTTCAGTGGGTATTGTcttttaccaggaacaccaatgacgccAAGAATGatgaagaatattttctggatactgttaattggtTTATGCATTTTCTTTGTGAACTGATTTGTCACcttcgtgctgcaggcaatctctctgtattaaattctgaaGTGATGCAGTCCCAGAGCCATTAATTTATACTTTGCAGGAAGTCCACGGGGGCATTGAGGTTTCAACTTGCATATACATAATTATAAGCAAGCAATTTACGAGGGCCGAGCTAAGtccctgttgtggtgggatttattTAACGCTGAGAATAAATTTTAACAATCCAAAGACTGGACGGATTTGATCATGTTAATTAACTCATGATAATTAGAAGCTGTATTAACTCAACAATGGTTATGTTCCTTAAAACACCATGACACACATCTGTATTTCTCGTATTGATTCAGTGAGGGATTTCACTCTGCTGTGACCATTCAGTAATGAAATTCCAAATGATAGTGTGACCCATCAGGACTGCTATACTGCATTCTTGGATGTTGCTGCTCACTTTAACTGTGACCATCCAGTTAAATCTTTAAATAAGGAAATTGTGCAAATGGCTCCTCAAAAGGATACAGCCCTGCAAACTCATACAGCCACTGGAAGAAaagtatcccctcaaactaatacagcccctcaacctaattctGCCCctcaactcatgcagccgctcacaaTAATACAGCCGaactccctctcccccagcgccagcaatatggatgcagagttctgaagcCCCTTTCCCCCACTGCCAATaatatggatgcagagttctgaactccctctcccataccaccaacaacatggatgcagagttctgaactccctctcccATACCGCCAGCAACATGGATGCAGAATTCCGAACTCCCTCTCCCATACCACCAACAACATagatgcagagttctgaactccctctcccATACCGCcagcaacatggatgcagagttccgaaCCCGCTCTACCCCTCCACCAACAACATAGATGCAAAATTCTGAACCCCCTCTTCCAGACCACCAACAATATAGAATCATAATTCCGAACCCCCTCTCCCATaccgccaacaacatggatgcagagttctgaacccactctccccctcctccaacaATATAGAATCAGAATTCCGAACCCCCTCTCCCAGACAGCCAACAACATGGATCcagagttctgaactccctctcccCCATTGCCAACAACATGCATGCAGAGTTCGAATCCCCATCTTCCCCACTGCCAACAActtggatgcagagttctgaagcCCCCTCCCACACCGCCAACAATATGGATGCAGAGTTCGAAACCCCATCTTccccactgccaacaacatggatgcagagttctgaagcCCCCTTCCACACCGCCAACAACATGGATTCAGAGTTCTGAACCCCCTCTTCCAAACTGACAAAAACCTGAATTCAGAGTTCTGAACCCTCACTCTACCACTGCAAATAACATGAATGCAGAGTTCTgaaacccctcctccccaccaccaacAATATGGATGCAGAATTCCGAAACCCCTTTGAGACATATATCCGAGTTTCACGATGGAAACGGAGATCAGCATAGTGCTGCCTCACTATTACCAGCTCTGAGGACTTTCGCCTCCGTGGTATTGGATTTTCTAGGATGGCAAACTGAAGGTACATGAGTGCTGCCCGCCTCCCTGATGATAGATAAGTGctggttagatcatggctgaagacatggtaaTGCAAGCAGATAGCACGTTGACATACGCTAAGTcggtcccgtcgcagagcagcaGAAGTTCCGCCACAGAGCCTCCCCGGCCATGGGAAGACCGGGCCTGGTATTCCCGATGACGGGTTGTGTGGCGTGCCACTGCCACTCCGATCCTCTGGGCAGCACATCCAATGGAACCCGACACCGGGAGGACAACAAGATTCAACCCAGATTCTGACCTGTTTTATTTTACTGCTTCATTTCACAAACGACTCCGTTCCCCTAAGTCAAGCTCTGGCTTAGTTAAGAGATGAACCCAGGATCTTATGTTCATTAGATCGATGTTTGACACAAGTAAACCAGAGAGCCAAAGTAGGAGGTCACCGTTCCCTTGAGCTGTGTGTTATTGCTGGCCGTGTTCTTCATTTCTGGGTTCTTTCAAAATCTGTGAGTTTTTGCCACTTCATGAGTGAGCAGGAGACGTCAAGACATGTTTAGAAGATTTATTTATAAATCTGACATATCTCCGTCTATTTCCTGAACTTTGCAGAAAAACAAAAAGAAGGGAATCAGACACATCACTACATGTTATCTATCCGCTAACCATTGATTGTTGACAGTTTTTATTGTGACGAGTTTTCATTCATTCAGATTGCTACAAGCAGGTGAGAAAGGAATCTAGGTGTTCTCTCTCAGTCgttgcctggtttaatcgtaacagggtttaattttttaaaaaacactggtGTTCTTAACTCACCCTCAGTGAATTattgctcactgctttccaattggagTGCAAATAAATCAATCAAACGGATTTTCTTAGATTgaaacaagaaagatagaagtttatcaatcttcaactctaattcggttaaccactacgcatatgcgacgtgaccatgctcgcatgcataagcgataaacacacacacacgcagatagagagagaagtagaaagaatgaaggggaaatgtttgaggcagtaGCAAGGATTTATTTACGCTCCTCTGAGCCGAATGCAGAGTCCTTGGTTTCCGGTAAGTCTTGCTTGGGGCCCAGTGCAAGAGGTAAACCTCGTTTGGATGCAGGAATCCCTTCTCTCTTGAGTTTTACCTTACTTCAGTCGATCCGCCAATTagtgagccagagggagagagagccagcaAGGAAAGAGGTTCGTTTCCACGTTCAGTTGCAATATGCTCTCTGAATCAatatgtcctgtgagcagttcgaaACCAAACCTGGTTCAGCAGCTTAGTTATGTGACTCACTGCTTTAACAGGCTCTGGCGTTTGtgtatttcaaagctctcggtcggggaagggggtgtagtgctgtctcttccaCTGACAACATGTGGATCACCAtttcccagaccaatctctgttaattgaatcagtgagcagttcacaTTGTCTTTCCCTCGGCGACTGTCTCTTCGAATGAAAAtttcttccagccactgctgatctctttaaacaagtcatctctcactttcagcaactgtttaaaaattaatgtcGACATGACAACatttaacatgcctcattcttggcagctggaggTCTTCATGACAAGATCCACATCTGGTTTAAAGTAACCGGAATCTGGGTGTGATTCAGacacatggggcaggattttcatGGAACATGGTGACCGTCCCTCACGGGACCAGCACCACTGCACCAACGCGATTACCTGGCGAGCGGCCATTTTACATATTGGCCTCATTGAGCAAATTTTGTGTGATGGTTGCGCTCTGTGCAAGAATAGCTCTGTGGTTCAGTGATGTCTCGATGCTTATTCTCTTCAAGCCTGCAAAGCAACGGCGGGTGCTCATTTTCCCAGTGATGGCAAGATTAGGTCCTCCCGCCTGGCCAAGCAATCCTGGCCAGAGATTGCAAAGGAGGTGAGAAACCGTGGAGTCACCCGACAAGATTGGGTGCT of the Heterodontus francisci isolate sHetFra1 unplaced genomic scaffold, sHetFra1.hap1 HAP1_SCAFFOLD_236, whole genome shotgun sequence genome contains:
- the LOC137362349 gene encoding probable G-protein coupled receptor 139, with product MTWKVEQAAGQRVLREHWERPIPGKSNPGHWGAKVPGLGGVNLLAILILSRGKCGLSTCSTRYLMAMLTADLLVIITDVILQRISYYYFPESFLNITPVCSVMIALRCEARDCSFWFTVTFTFDRFVAICCQKLKTKYCTEKTAAVVPATTCIPLCLQNIPFYFIFEPVEIIDNVRWGCYVKSSYYTEPRWLGFDWFDVILTPLLPFVLILLLNSLTVRHILVASRVRKELRGQCKGKNRSDPETESRRKSVILLFTISGSFILLWMIYVIYFTTCNITGTYLEDNTDPFYIFGQFGLMLQILSCCINTFIYGATQSKFREQVKNTVKYPITSIIALINKLNS